One region of Mangifera indica cultivar Alphonso chromosome 3, CATAS_Mindica_2.1, whole genome shotgun sequence genomic DNA includes:
- the LOC123210170 gene encoding uncharacterized protein LOC123210170 isoform X1: MLGKQQKLEFLRVQNCDSVEEIFEVLDKRSSMMEEIVAEGEAVPRFLFSKLTHLSLEMLPSLKSLYPDMHISEWPILEDLKVYGCNNVEILASEILSIPGSHGDSQQPLFFVYKDAFPSLEKLELCGMPRLKHLWRGNFQPCNAFQNLQTLKVSECDSLENSWSSPLTFQNLTNLQVSKCDGLRCLLTPSKTKTLGQLTRMNVSDCKQMEEIITHLRDEVMENSIVFSKLVCLELHCLSSLKIFCCGDYSLEFPSLKKVIVRQCLEMETFCHGVLSAPKLEKLQLTGGEDEVEESWEGNLNSTIQCLYNNTKVWSSKED; the protein is encoded by the exons ATGCTTGGGAAGCAGCAGAAACTGGAGTTCTTAAGAGTACAAAATTGTGATTCAGTTGAGGAGATATTTGAAGTGCTCGACAAAAGGTCTAGTATGATGGAGGAAATTGTTGCCGAGGGGGAAGCAGTCCCCAGGTTTTTATTCTCCAAATTAACCCACCTGTCTCTAGAGATGCTGCCAAGTCTCAAGAGTCTCTACCCAGATATGCATATTTCAGAATGGCCAATTCTGGAAGATTTGAAGGTATATGGTTGTAATAATGTGGAGATCCTTGCTTCAGAAATATTGAGCATCCCAGGAAGTCATGGAGACAGTCAACAACCACTGTTCTTCGTTTACAAG GATGCATTTCCTAGCTTGGAAAAACTAGAGTTGTGTGGAATGCCCAGGTTAAAGCATCTATGGAGAGgaaattttcagccttgcaatgcttttcaaaatctcCAGACTCTGAAAGTATCAGAATGTGACAGTTTAGAAAATTCATGGTCCTCACCATTGACTTTCCAGAACTTGACAAATCTGCAAGTTTCAAAGTGTGATGGATTGAGATGTTTACTGACCCCctcaaaaactaaaactttgggTCAACTTACAAGAATGAATGTATCTGATTGCAAACAGATGGAGGAAATTATAACACATTTGAGAGATGAAGTAATGGAGAATTCAATTGTTTTCAGTAAATTGGTTTGTTTGGAACTTCACTGCTTGTCCAGCCTTAAAATCTTCTGTTGTGGGGATTATTCTCTTGAATTCCCATCCTTGAAAAAAGTAATTGTTAGGCAATGCTTGGAGATGGAGACTTTTTGTCATGGAGTTTTGAGTGCACCAAAGCTCGAAAAGCTACAGTTGACAGGAGGAGAAGATGAAGTAGAAGAATCTTGGGAAGGCAACCTTAATTCCACCATACAATGTTTGTACAACAATACG
- the LOC123210170 gene encoding uncharacterized protein LOC123210170 isoform X2 → MLGKQQKLEFLRVQNCDSVEEIFEVLDKRSSMMEEIVAEGEAVPRFLFSKLTHLSLEMLPSLKSLYPDMHISEWPILEDLKVYGCNNVEILASEILSIPGSHGDSQQPLFFVYKDAFPSLEKLELCGMPRLKHLWRGNFQPCNAFQNLQTLKVSECDSLENSWSSPLTFQNLTNLQVSKCDGLRCLLTPSKTKTLGQLTRMNVSDCKQMEEIITHLRDEVMENSIVFSKLVCLELHCLSSLKIFCCGDYSLEFPSLKKVIVRQCLEMETFCHGVLSAPKLEKLQLTGGEDEVEESWEGNLNSTIQCLYNNTKVWSSKEN, encoded by the exons ATGCTTGGGAAGCAGCAGAAACTGGAGTTCTTAAGAGTACAAAATTGTGATTCAGTTGAGGAGATATTTGAAGTGCTCGACAAAAGGTCTAGTATGATGGAGGAAATTGTTGCCGAGGGGGAAGCAGTCCCCAGGTTTTTATTCTCCAAATTAACCCACCTGTCTCTAGAGATGCTGCCAAGTCTCAAGAGTCTCTACCCAGATATGCATATTTCAGAATGGCCAATTCTGGAAGATTTGAAGGTATATGGTTGTAATAATGTGGAGATCCTTGCTTCAGAAATATTGAGCATCCCAGGAAGTCATGGAGACAGTCAACAACCACTGTTCTTCGTTTACAAG GATGCATTTCCTAGCTTGGAAAAACTAGAGTTGTGTGGAATGCCCAGGTTAAAGCATCTATGGAGAGgaaattttcagccttgcaatgcttttcaaaatctcCAGACTCTGAAAGTATCAGAATGTGACAGTTTAGAAAATTCATGGTCCTCACCATTGACTTTCCAGAACTTGACAAATCTGCAAGTTTCAAAGTGTGATGGATTGAGATGTTTACTGACCCCctcaaaaactaaaactttgggTCAACTTACAAGAATGAATGTATCTGATTGCAAACAGATGGAGGAAATTATAACACATTTGAGAGATGAAGTAATGGAGAATTCAATTGTTTTCAGTAAATTGGTTTGTTTGGAACTTCACTGCTTGTCCAGCCTTAAAATCTTCTGTTGTGGGGATTATTCTCTTGAATTCCCATCCTTGAAAAAAGTAATTGTTAGGCAATGCTTGGAGATGGAGACTTTTTGTCATGGAGTTTTGAGTGCACCAAAGCTCGAAAAGCTACAGTTGACAGGAGGAGAAGATGAAGTAGAAGAATCTTGGGAAGGCAACCTTAATTCCACCATACAATGTTTGTACAACAATACG AAAGTGTGGAGCTCCAAAGAAAATTGA